A window of Adhaeribacter arboris genomic DNA:
ATAATAAAAGAAAACCAACAAGGCCGCACCCCCGAATTCCTTAGTACTCACCCTGACCCTGGTAACCGGGTAGAAGCCATTAACAAAAAAGCTACCTCCGAAGGTTGCCGGACCCAGTTTTCCGGAGCAACTACCTACCAGGACTTTAAAAACAGCTTAAATTAACGGAGATAACCCAAATACTCCGTAACCGTAAATCCTAAGGAGAAATCTTCTTAGGATTTTATTTTTGGCACATGTCAGACTGGAAAAACAACTTCGTTCATTTTATTGGCCAGGTAGAAGAACAATTTGATGATCTTACTTTTAAATTAAGAAAGAGATTAAATTACTTTCATCCGGTACAAATTGTACCCTACCGCAGTTATGGTACCCCAAATCGTTTATACATCAAAGGTAGAGTACTCGAAGACAAAGGTATTGCGCAAGCTCAGGACAAAGATACGGTGCTGAATAACCTGCTGAACATGTATAAGCGCTTCGAAAGCGACGAGGTAATGAATGCCCGTTTAAAAATTGAATTTCAGGGCCAGGAGCACGAAATAGTTTCTGATAGAGAAGGGTATTTTGTATTAAATATGGAACCTTCTACTCCCTTGCAATTAGATAATATCTGGCACCCGATAGAAATAAAACTCTTGGATGCACCGGTCCCTTTTACGACCGATATCCACGCTATCACCGAAGTTTTAGTACCTCCCCCGGATGCCGAATATGGCATAATCAGCGATATCGACGACACTATTATCCATAGTAACGCTTACAGTGCCTTGGGCATGTCGCGGATAGTATTTTTAAATAATGCCCGCACCCGCTTGCCTTTTGCCGGCGTCTCTGAGTTTTACAAATCACTTCAACTCGGGCGAAATGGCAAGCGCAACAATCCGTTTTTCTACGTTTCCAGCAGCCCCTGGAATATGTACGATCTGCTAAAAGATTTCCTGGATTTAAATCAAATTCCGGCGGGGCCGCTTTTACTGCGTGATTTTGGTTTGATGCAGAATAAGTTGGTAGGTTCCAGTCACATGGGCCATAAGTTTAAAGAAATCCAGAATATTTTGCTTACGTACCCGAATCTTAATTTTGTGT
This region includes:
- a CDS encoding App1 family protein produces the protein MSDWKNNFVHFIGQVEEQFDDLTFKLRKRLNYFHPVQIVPYRSYGTPNRLYIKGRVLEDKGIAQAQDKDTVLNNLLNMYKRFESDEVMNARLKIEFQGQEHEIVSDREGYFVLNMEPSTPLQLDNIWHPIEIKLLDAPVPFTTDIHAITEVLVPPPDAEYGIISDIDDTIIHSNAYSALGMSRIVFLNNARTRLPFAGVSEFYKSLQLGRNGKRNNPFFYVSSSPWNMYDLLKDFLDLNQIPAGPLLLRDFGLMQNKLVGSSHMGHKFKEIQNILLTYPNLNFVLIGDSGQEDANIYREVVKQFPGRILAIYIRDVQLPEREKIALAVSEDMKGHEVPMLVVDNTVEAAEHAAKIGLIFQEAIPAIQTDKEQDKGHEPGKESV